The genome window GTGCTTAAGAGGTTGTTTCTTCCACTTTGCAGAAAGCAAGCTGCACATACTGCTCAGCAGAAGCAAGAGAaccaagaggaagaagagaagttACTGCAGCAGAAAGCTAGAGAGCTCGAGGCTTTTGATCAGCAAAACCATGGTGCACTACCGCAATACAATGATAGAAACCAGAGCCGAGATAAGACTGGTTTCCATGGTGCCAATAGTGTTAAGGTCACCTCTTATGAAGAAGAGGCGCTTCGGACAATGAAAGCATTTTGGCTGCCTTCCGCTACACCTGCAGCTCCTGCTAAAGTAGATGCTCCTTCTACAAGCACAGTCTGTCCAGAAGGAAGCGAGAAACTAAAGCTGAAGTCCCTTTTCCCAGTTTATTACACAGAAGACAGTAGTGAGGAGAAGAAATCTTCATCTCTGGATAAGACATTTATCTGTCCGAGCTGCAAGGTTACTTTGACCAACACGATGTCGCTCGTGGCTCTTAGTTCATGCGGTCACGTCTTTTGTAAGAAATGTGCTGATAAGTTCATGGCTGTAGATAAGGTTTGCCTTGTTTGCGACAAGGGATGTAAAGAAAGGCATTTGGTGAACTTGGCAAAAGGTGGAACAGGCTTTGCTGGCCATGGAGATAATCTTGAAGCTAAAGACTTCAAGCATTTGGGGAGTGGCTCGGGATTAGGGTTGGTTAGACCCGCAGTGAAGACTTGACCTCTGAAATTTTATGGTTTGGTGACTTTTAACAACAAGTTCTCCATCCTTTTTTGGATCTCTTTTGTTGTGGCTTTCACTGTTATTTATATACAGCAACATTAGGGCATCTTTAATCTGTAAGTTGAGTTGTGTGTCTATGCATTGCTTGAACATGTTTTATGATTGTGCAATTTGGTTAATGAGCAATTAAACATGGACTGTGCTAAATTAGTTGTAGATAATGACTTTATTGATGTTGCTAAATGCGTGGCCCACCTCACAAGCCATTGTGCCCAAACTTTGAAAGTAGGGGGCCCACACCTATGTTTGGGAATGGAATGCTGACATTTTTAGGCAAAGCTTTTTGCACGTGGGGCGGTTGAGCATTGAGCTTGAGAAATTACAAATCAGAAGCTCATGCTTATCTAAAACTAAATCCATACAGCCATGAGCCAGCACAAGCGGTCCCCACGCACGAGATATCTCCTGTTGTAATCATGTATCAATAATATAATCATATGGTACAATGTAACaggattttaattaattgatttaattactaattattaCTTCAACTCTAAAAAACAATCAAGTTAATTAATCATGGGGATTAGCCATGAAATAACGTAGGATACAGCTCAGGGTCCGGTGGGCGCTGGACCTGAGGCTACGCGGTCCTGATTCTTTTCCCACCCACCATCGGCACTCATTCGACTCATTCCTTgttgttttatattaattttttaattgtatcTTATAAATAAAGTAAGATAGATCCTAATCTTGTGATCTTAAAACTGTAATCTCCACTAATGACGAAACCCATCAATTTGATATTCTGACTTAtccccaacccaacccaaccccaaTATGTTGAACCATATTCCAGCCTTATccctttgttgtttttaataataattaaaccGCAACTCAATTTGCTGTCTGTTTTGGATGCATGATTAAGTTTCTGTTTCTCTCAACCAATCCAATACTAAATTAAGACCATAATACATTTGTTATTATTCTAACATTCTCAATAGGATATTATCTTTGTCATGATAAAAACATTTtcttggaaaagaaaagtaaggTGGGAGTTTTAGGAAAAATGATGGgtgccttttttttcttcaaatcacacacccacaACAAGACATGAAGACcgtaaaatgaaaacaaatatgaTGGTGGGTATCGTTTGTTTGGGTAGGGTGGCTTGCCAAACAAATACCAATAATCTttgcagaaagaaagaaacaaaaacaaatcaaagaataaagaagagagagagagagagagaccgtTAATTTGGTGATTAAGTGAGTGGTGGTTCCTAAATCTCCTCCTAATATCTCTGTTTCTAAACATGACcgttcatcaaacaaaaacgCACGGGTCCCACAtgaaaattaaagcaaaaaagatgaagaaaataaacgATTACTAGCTTACGCGCCAACAAAAACCCCACCCGTCTCTCAACAGACAAACGTCACCATCCTCCTCTCCACCTTCCCCCAAATCATGTTCACAAATAATAAATCCCCCCCTAAaagtttaaatatttttatttgttcaataaataaaaacttgatTATTTCTTCACAGAATCTCGTTCattgaataaagaaaagcGAAAACGCATAAAAAGAAGGGGAAGGacgggaagagagagaaacgaAAGCGAGGAAGGGAACCCTAGAGCTTCTTCTGCTTTTGGGGTTCGGAAATGGGGGATTTGGAGAAGCAAGAGACGGTGCTCAAGAAGgtggaggaggaagaaaaggagagatTTTTGGAGGGAAATGGGAAGTCTGTGGTCGATTTCGACGTGCTGTGCTCAACGGTGGCTTTGCAGACCCAAGGCAAGTTGGCGGCCAAGCTGCAGAGCTTTCAtggtggagaagaagatggagaTGTTGGGGATTTGGGTGGCGTCTTCAGGATGTGGGAAGGCGAAGTCCTTGATTGCCTCGACGACCGTCGTATTGCTCTCGAATCCCTTTGGTCcgtacctctctctctcactcgtCTCCTTTTTCATAGCGATTCTGTTTGGCTTCCTGGAAAATGTTTCCCGGAATTCTTCTCCcttgggaaaaaaagttttaattttgggtGTAAAggcgaattttttttattcaggttcaaaaattgaataacTGGGGAGCCAAAAAAATTTGccctttattctttttttactttcgaatcatttttatttgtcCAGTTTCTTTTCTGATGATACATATTTTCTGTCTGTCGTTGATTTATAGAAGTAGTCAAAGAAATGTGAATCGGTCAATGTTTTGTCATTGGCTGTTTAACTCAGTCGCTAGACTGTTGAAGACGGCATTccgtttttatttttatcttaaGAATGGGAATTTCTTGTTTACTCGTTGTTGGACTAATCTTTTACTTATGTTCGCCGCATATTTTGATGTTGCAGTTGCCCGTGCTATAGATTTGGGAAGAACATGAGTCGAGCTGGTTTTGGTCCTTGTTCGTTGCAGGTTtatcatctttttcttctctttttatcttttggtCAAGTGCGCAAAAGTCAAAATGTTAGCTATGGAAGtgagaaattgaaaatgttcTATCTTTTCACATCGTTTTGATTCTaagattgttttttttcccccacaATCAAGGCTGTTTTAGGTAGATTCTGAATTTCGGGATATTATTTTGCAGGGAACTCTTCATTTGATTCTTGCTGTTCTTGTCATTCTCAACTGCGTTGCCTTCATTGTTACCAAGAAGCACTGCTTTATATATTTGGCCGTTGCTTTCACCATTTCACTAGGAACATATTTGGGGTACTTCCGTACAcagatgaaaaagaaatttaacatCAGGGTAagctttctttctctgtcCGTCATCGTGTGTGGTTCCTTACTAACTGATAATTTTTGGTTTACCGTGAATCagtagttttcttttcttcgtCTAATATTAGTATTTGCCTCATGTTGTCTATTCATGTTTTTAATCCTGTGCTCTTCTGCATTAAGGTTactctctctttttaattCCAATTATAAGGTTTAAATCTTATAACTCGAATGGTTATTCAAGGGTGCAAAAGCTACATGctatagaaaaataaagaaaatttgggtGTGGTTGGGTAGAGGGATTGCATTTTCTATTATTGTAGAGAGGGTGCTATTGCTATATGATTGACCATTGGCAAGTGTAATGTTATGAATCCATGCATTCCTAGGAAAGAAGATAGTTCCATGTGAATCTACTAATTACGTACCTTCCTGGTATTTATAATATGACTGCGATAAAGTTTTCATAATCTTTTAACTGATGCCTTCTGTTGGTTATCTTTCATGGTTATACTTGAATTACACTAAAATTGTTGTGGGAAATGTTATTATTTTCAGGGTAGTGATAGTTCCTTGGATGATTGCATCTACCATCTTATCTGCCCATGCTGTGCATTATGTCAGGTGATTATCCTTGCGGAACCTATGCCTACAAGATAGTTgccaaaagttaaaaatagACATAGGGCTTAATTTTGATTAAGCTTCTTATTCCTGAAAACTTATAGATGGTATTCTTGAAATGTGAACAGGAATCCAGAACATTGGAGATGAACAATGTCCAAGATGGCACCTGGCATGGTCGGGGTGATACAATATACATAGGTAGCCTTGGAGAAAGGGGAAAGTCGATCTTTGAGCTACAACCGCCTCCAATTGTGTCAATCAAATCCCCTGACCCCTGAAGCTTGTAAAAGAGCACAGGTTGTTGTGAATATTGATGAGTTTAATAAGCTGGGCATTTACCATTCCAGAAAGTGGCTACAGCTATGATTGGAAGTTGACTTTCGGTTTGATTTCTTCCCCGAGGAAGGGTTATCTGCGTTATGGAATGCCGGCATTTTGCATTCAGGATTTTGCTGTGGTTGCCACTGGGAAGTAGAACTGCTTTGAGTTTCCCGCTCCACCTTTGTGATTGCTGTGTTTTCAGCTATGGAAGGTGATCTACTCTGGAAGAATATTTGATGAGGAAGATTTCATTGATCTACGTGCATGATGATAACCGTGTATTTGTACATGTTACGGGGTTTCTCAGATTGATCCCCATTCtctagattttttatttttttgtaatgtTGTTTAGGTGTAGAACATGTTATCATTATTGTTATCGCTGATCAATGAAATGCTGATTATATTCCTCATCTCAACATTTCCCAAATTAAACTATATTTTGGTGGGCGCTAATTATTGTTAGGGGAGAATGTAATTGATTGGAACAGTTAACAAGGAATGGCCAAGCCCAGACCATAGGATAATAAAACCCATGTTGGGCCTGCTCATAGCTTAAAAATTCCTTAATATACTTTGAACTAGGGGTGCAAGTTGGATTGGAAAATCCGATTCCGACCGATTCCGGTCCGaatatttccaaaaaaatcCGGCTCCGACAAATCCGAATTCCGTAAATGCCGAAATCCGAAATTTCCGAAAAAAATTGGATCAGATTCGGAATGTACATGGAACTTCCGAAATTTCCGATCCGAAATATGCAATCCAATAATTTGCATCTAATATGCAAAACGAAGAAGTGTAATATATGTAAAGTAGAAATGGCAATCCATTTTAAGATGGCTAGTGCATTATTACATTATTAAATAGTCAATGAAATTGAGAAACTTCATAATTATATCAGCATGTGTTACACGcccaatttttcattttactaATAACTTCTTCGAAACATCGATTTCTACTTCGACGAAAATCAGAATATAATtgttaataaatttaaaattagtcCTCAATGTCCGCTAAAATCTAAATCAAACGATTAGAATTATATTGCTGCTGgtcatttaatttaaatttgatgtagCTACACCATAATATAATAGACTAATAGccgtattatatatatatatatatatatttagtatGTTGATCATGTGCAAGTAGTAATCGATCCCTCGTGTTTTAGACTGATGAAGTTCAAACTTGATGTACTGTTTGTCATCTTGCACAATTGTCTTTGTATATTACTTTCTACGCCACActtgtaatttaatttaaaccctctctataaattataattaatttaatttaattaggcCTCCCAAAGCATGAGCTAACCACcaatcaaatattaagaatattactctgatttttttatgaaatgaatttttattGTGATGAAACTTCAAAGATAAGGATTGCACGTAAATGCTATATCAAAATGAACATGCATGCTTTTGCTGACTAAAGAAGATACTTAAGGAAGCTAAGCTGAACAATTTTGACCACTGTTCCATCTAAAAGAAAAGATATAATGCTCAAAAAATATTAcctgaattttattttctaatttattctggctaataataataatactaattaattaacagCTTAACCCATCTTTCCATTGTCAAATAAATTAATGCTCCTCTCAGagtcttaattaattatatgtgGGAATGGGACATGGATATGGTGGTGTGATGGCAACAGCATTTACTTTTGGAAGGAAGTTGACAGGATTGACTTTGTAATATTTGCTTGTATAGTCagactaataaaataaaaattcagcaCTGAATGAATGTcatcaaaacaaatattaagtGATATATTGAAGGGACCCTTCTGCTTGCTCATCTCCTTTGAAAAGCTTCCTAATTATTGGAGAATTTGGACTTTGTTGACATGTTTTACATATGCAGCTAGGCACATGTGGTCATAAGTTTATTTGGGCACATTCAGGACATAAGAAGAATTGAGTGCAGAGGCTCAGAAACCAACTTGGGAAAACTAATTGATTCAGAGATAGAAAGATAGATTGGTGTAGAAGATGGTGAAGAGTCAGCAGTGTGAGAAGGCAGCTGTGAAGAAAGGGCCATGGAGCCCTGATGAGGATCACAAGTTGATAGCTTACATTCAGAGATATGGTATTTGGAATTGGAGTCAGATGCCAAAACCTGCTGGTATGAAACTATGAAGCCATTCAGAggtttcttttcctttcattttggTACTtagtttctgtttgtttttggggTTCAAGTTGATGTCAATGATAATAGTCTGCCATGTTTCAGGTCTGGCAAGGTCTGGGAAAAGTTGTAGGCTTCGTTGGGTGAATTACTTGAGGCCGGATATTAAGCGCGGAAGCTTCAacaaggaggaagaggaggccATACTCAAGTTGCATGAAACAATGGGAAATAGGTAAGTATAACTATCTACCAGTTAAAACTTATGAGTTTGCATTAAAAACTTCATGAAAGAATAAGCATGCAAGTTTCAGTTTAGGAGGGACTGGAAATCCATGTTCTGATTAAGCAATTTGTGTAGtttcatccatttttcttttctttctagaTGGTCTGCTATTGCTGCAACACTTCCTGGAAGAACAgacaatgaaattaaaaattactGGCACACCCACTTGAAAAAACGCTTCAAGGCGACTGAACCAGTACAAGAAGCACGAGTGTTCAATGACAACATGAAGAAGTTTTCTGAAACTGAACTCTTTCTTCTGGGTGAAGCTCCAAAGGCATCAAAGTTGGAGACAACTTCAAATTCATCAAGCTCTGGTCCTGTTCGTGGTGATCATAATAAAGACCAGATTGCAGAGCAGAACATTTGTGCATCTGAAACATTTAGTGAACTACAAAGTTTGTGGGCAGAGTCACACATTGTGCAGGATTCTGAGGCAATATTTACAGATCCTGGATTCACATTATCCAATCCTCCAACTCAGAGCTGGCTGCAAGAGCCCATATTCCCTTCTGGTTCATCATACAATGATGCCTCCAATGATTATTGGGTTAATTTATCAATGCAGGCTGAAATAGATGGAATCTGAAAATGGTCTCTTTGCCAATAGTTAGGAGTTTGTTTCAACTTTGGAACCAATGGGAATTGTATGTCTTGCCATTTCATGTCAATTTCAATCCAATGCCTTCTAATGATAGTATAAAGGTTAGGGTTGgttacaaattacaatggaGGAAACCTTGTTGGATGAATGGACAAAATGTTTGTTCAAATTAGGATCGGGAATAGAGgctgaaaaattggaaaaaaaaatgaagaaaatacttgctttcattgagagtcGAACTCAAGACCTCCCGCTTACTAAACGGGTGCTCTAACCAACTGAGCTATGAAAGCTTGGTTGGTAAGTACATGTAACTCTGACTATTTAATCGTATATAAAACGCAGCCGGAGGTGGCAGAGCTGCAGAGGGCATTCATGTCCCATCCTCCCCGCTGGATTGAATTGATGACTGAAACTGAAATCTAAAACCCACTAACGGAATTTTTTGCAGTATTCAATTCCATTTgagattttgtttgttttcttgagCCACGTCTTTGTCTACTCTCAGTTCCGACAAAAACTTGAACCTTGAGAGCGTCAGCGAAACCGCCATGTTTACGTTCTAAAACACAGCGAGGGTTTTTACAATAACCTGGGTATTAAGGTTTCTCTGGTTGTTTATAACTCCAGTTTTGGGGTGTTACATTACCACCAAGCTTTGTCGTGTTCCCTGCAAATGAGGTTATAAAGAAGAGGTCTTTAATGGCAAAAAAGAGGGCCGAGCAAATTGCTGATGGGTCCAGAAAAACTGCAGACTAGAATAGGGAACGACCCTTATCCCAATTTttagtacagccgcgcggcgaTACTAGAttgtatagccgcgcggctatactattcgaatatttaaaagtatagccgcgcggctatactctctGAATATGTTCGAATATTTAATAGTATTgcatatattcgaatatttaacagtatagccgcgcggctatactctctGAACATGTTCGAAtatttaatagtatagccgcgcggctatactctctAATATATCGGAATATTTTAATCGTATATACTCGTTAAATATATTTCTAAtatttaatagtatagccgtactGCAATAcactttaaatatatttgaatatttaatagtatagccgcgcggctatactcttttatATACTCGAATATTTTATAGTATAGCGAAACCGCCACGGTTTACGAAAATTTGAACCTTGAGAGCGTCAGCGAAACTGCCATGGTTTACGTTCTAAAACAGAGCAAGGGTTTTTACAATAGCCTGGCTTTTAAGGTTTCTCTGGTTGTTTATAACACCAGTTTTGGTGTGTTACATTACCATGAAGCTTCGTCGTGTTCCCTGCAAATGAGGTTATAAAGAAGAGGTCTTTAATGGCAAAAAAGAGGGTCGAGCAAATTGCTGATGTTGGGTCCAGAAGAACTGCAGACTAGAGTAGGAAACGACCCTTATCCAGATTTTTTCAAACTGGTCTTTTCCAAGTTGAGGAATGTGAAAATTCTGTGTCTTTGACTTGCAAGGTGGTGGCACAACACAACAGGGCTGAGCTGAGCTGAGCATTGAAGCAAATGAGACTCCATTGGAGCTCTCAGGGCTCACCTTATTCATTTGTCCAGTTGGTCGTCCACGTGGCAGCTTAACTGTATGCCATGTGGACTGTCACTTTCTAAGGCGTATCACCCAACCCATCATAAAGCTCATAGCTTTTTAAGATAGCCAAATGCCTCTAGTTAATGAGCACATTATATATGCTTGTACTTGATGCAGCTTTGCTGGTTGTGGTGAAGAGACTTTAATTACAGTTGAGTCCTCTCATGGCGCAGTCAGAAGTGAGGAGTGAGAAGTATCACACCAACTAGATCAACAAGAAAGCAGACTCTCAGTAGTCTTTTGTTATCTTTTGTCTTTATCAAATCAGGTGTCTTTCTTctttatattaataattttgtGCTTTATCCCCTgcttcaattattattttgttcttgctttctttctttccaacTTGCCAATCTTGTCTCTAGTTGATGATAGTTTAATCACCTCATTAGCTACCAATAATTTAAACAGAGGCTGTCATGCAACCATTTGTTCTATCAGTCAATGTTCAGCTAGTATTATGTTAAGTAAACTTggattatatttgttttgcttttaatCTTTAGAACTTTAAAATTTCTCTTCAGAGGTTTGAAGTAAAAGAGAGTTCAGGGAGCCAAAGAGAGGATATGGATACGGTTTCGACCATGAATCCTATTCCTAAGAGTGTCAAGAATCTAGGGGAAAAGTGGAACCTCCGAGGTTTTATCCTCTTAAGCTATACGTGTGCAGACCACTTTAATACTTTGTGCACCTTTTAGAAAGTGATCGCCAAACGTATGGGTAATCTTGAGCAAAGGTGGAGAGCTTGTCacttttgtttggttgttgaTGGTGGCATAGGGGAGcagttccaaataaatgagggCCATACTAGAGCAAAACTCATGGTGGGGAAGTGAAGGAGAAATGTATTGGATAGAACTATTTGGAGTTCATTTTAGTTATCATATGAATCTTTTCTCATAAGACACTTTTACTGAATCCTAAATAAGTGAACGAAATATTAGTGATCTGCATCTGCTTGGAAAAATACACTTCTTATCATCTGCTTCCTGGTAAAAATGAGACTGTTAAGAAGATAATGATACACACGACTAATAAATACAACAGAGAAAGACAAgactccttttcttttcttttctttttaacacAACAATTGACTAAACCATATGTTTCCCTCAAGAACCTTGTGGAGcaatatatttcttctcaaGTATGGAACCATATATCCTCTACTTTCCGATTCCGAAACTAGAACTTAGAGTTTGAAATACAACTCAGTTATACAAGAGCAATGAATTACACCAAACAGGGGAAAGCTTTTTTTAATCAGAAAGATTTAATTAAGATACCAATATCACAGTGACTCGAAGCAATCTATCAATCAGAACTTGAAGGAACTAGGATGCTACTACTAACTTGTAGACCTTGCGGCTTTTGGTGTTGTCTTGTGGAACGAGCACTCACAGCATACCATGTTATTCCGAACTACATGCTTATGTCAAACCATTTATCCAACATTTTTGAAACTCCATGAACATGTGAATCTTAACATATGCTTGTCGAACATTTTGAAACTCCATTAGCATGGGAATGTTTTCCTCTAGTTTAGAAGCTAGTTTTTACCTACTTTTGGACAAATTGGGAGCACAGTAGTGCATTTCCCCTCTTGTTACTCATCTAACAGAGTGCTGGGGTTAGGGATTTGGGGATTTTG of Prunus dulcis chromosome 4, ALMONDv2, whole genome shotgun sequence contains these proteins:
- the LOC117625697 gene encoding E3 ubiquitin-protein ligase CSU1, whose protein sequence is MPQRHSKNNNDLAFFTYDEKKKLGYGTQKERLGRDSIKPFDACCLCLKHFINPMCCQKGHVFCKECIFECLLSQKKDIQRKQAAHTAQQKQENQEEEEKLLQQKARELEAFDQQNHGALPQYNDRNQSRDKTGFHGANSVKVTSYEEEALRTMKAFWLPSATPAAPAKVDAPSTSTVCPEGSEKLKLKSLFPVYYTEDSSEEKKSSSLDKTFICPSCKVTLTNTMSLVALSSCGHVFCKKCADKFMAVDKVCLVCDKGCKERHLVNLAKGGTGFAGHGDNLEAKDFKHLGSGSGLGLVRPAVKT
- the LOC117625673 gene encoding uncharacterized protein LOC117625673 isoform X2; its protein translation is MGDLEKQETVLKKVEEEEKERFLEGNGKSVVDFDVLCSTVALQTQGKLAAKLQSFHGGEEDGDVGDLGGVFRMWEGEVLDCLDDRRIALESLCCPCYRFGKNMSRAGFGPCSLQGTLHLILAVLVILNCVAFIVTKKHCFIYLAVAFTISLGTYLGYFRTQMKKKFNIRESRTLEMNNVQDGTWHGRGDTIYIGSLGERGKSIFELQPPPIVSIKSPDP
- the LOC117625673 gene encoding protein PLANT CADMIUM RESISTANCE 12 isoform X1; this encodes MGDLEKQETVLKKVEEEEKERFLEGNGKSVVDFDVLCSTVALQTQGKLAAKLQSFHGGEEDGDVGDLGGVFRMWEGEVLDCLDDRRIALESLCCPCYRFGKNMSRAGFGPCSLQGTLHLILAVLVILNCVAFIVTKKHCFIYLAVAFTISLGTYLGYFRTQMKKKFNIRGSDSSLDDCIYHLICPCCALCQESRTLEMNNVQDGTWHGRGDTIYIGSLGERGKSIFELQPPPIVSIKSPDP
- the LOC117625826 gene encoding transcription factor MYB4-like encodes the protein MVKSQQCEKAAVKKGPWSPDEDHKLIAYIQRYGIWNWSQMPKPAGLARSGKSCRLRWVNYLRPDIKRGSFNKEEEEAILKLHETMGNRWSAIAATLPGRTDNEIKNYWHTHLKKRFKATEPVQEARVFNDNMKKFSETELFLLGEAPKASKLETTSNSSSSGPVRGDHNKDQIAEQNICASETFSELQSLWAESHIVQDSEAIFTDPGFTLSNPPTQSWLQEPIFPSGSSYNDASNDYWVNLSMQAEIDGI